In Maridesulfovibrio sp., the genomic stretch ACGCTGTTCCCGGCCATGTTGAAGATGCTATGGCCAAGGTCAAAGAGATTACCGGACGTGAATACAAACTTTTCGACTATGTGGGACACCCCGAAGCCGAAGACATTATCGTCGCCATGGGGTCCGGTTGTGAAGCCATCGAAGAGACCATCGAGAAGCTGGTGGCTGAAGGTGAAAAAGTCGGTCTCGTAAAAGTCCGCCTTTACCGTCCTTTTTCCATTGAACATCTTGGCCGCGCCATCCCCGCGACCTGCCAGCAGATCACCGTTCTGGACCGCACCAAAGAAGGCGGAGCAATCGGAGATCCCCTGTACCTTGATGTCTGCACCGCACTGAAAGAAATGAATATCGACCTGCCCGTGCATGCAGGACGTTACGGTCTCGGTTCCAAGGAATTTACTCCTTCAATGGTCAAGGCTGTTTACGACAACATGAAGTCCCTGTCTCCCAGACACCACTTCACCGTCGGTATCCACGACGATGTGACCCGCCTTTCCCTCGACGTTGGCGAAAGCATTGATACTACCCCCGAAGGCACTGTTCAGTGTAAATTCTGGGGTCTCGGTTCCGACGGTACTGTCGGCGCTAACAAACAGGCCATTAAAATTATCGGTGATAAGACCGACATGTACGCACAGGGCTACTTTGCCTACGACTCCAAAAAGTCCGGCGGTATCACCGTATCCCACCTGCGTTTCGGTAAAAGTCCCATCAAGTCCACATACCTTGTGGAAATTGCGGACTTCATCGCCTGTCACAACCCCAGCTACGTGAAACTTTACGATCTTCTGGACGGTATCCGTGAAGGCGGTACTTTCCTGCTGAACACCAGCATGGGACTGGAAGATCTCGAATCCGAACTTCCAGCAAAACTGCGCCGCAAAATTGCGCAGAACAAGCTCAAGTTCTACGTCATCGACGGTGTTAAGATTGCCGGTGAAGTAGGACTTGGCGGCCGCATCAACATGGTTATGCAGACCGCTTTCTTCAAACTGGCAAATGTTATTCCTTTTGAAGACGCAGTCAAATACCTCAAAGAATCAATTCAGACCGCTTACGGCAAGAAAGGCGAAAAGATCGTCAACATGAACAACGCTGCTGTTGATCAGGCCGAAGCGAACCTTATTGAAATTAAATACCCCGAAAGTTGGGCAACTGCCGAAGATGAAGACGCTCATGAACATCACGAGCCTGAATTCATCACCGATGTGGTCAAGCCTATCCTCGCCCAGAAGGGTGATGATCTTCCGGTCAGCGCATTTTCCCCTGACGGCCGTTTCCCCATGGGAACCGCACGTTTTGAAAAGCGCGGTGTAGCAATCATGGTTCCCGAATGGATCAAGGACAACTGCATCCAGTGCAACCAGTGCTCCTTCGTCTGCCCGCATAGCGCCCTGCGTCCTGTTCTCGTAGACGAAGAAGAAATGAAGATCGCGCCTGACAGCTTCGAAACCCAGGAAGCCAAAGGCAAGGGTATGGAAGGTTATCAGTATCGCATGCAGGTCAACACCCTTGATTGTCAGGGCTGCGGTAACTGCGCGGATATATGCCCGGCAAAGGAAAAAGCTCTGGTAATGAAGCCTCTGGCTACCCAGACCGAGAAAGAAGTTCCCAACTACGATTTCTCCGAAATCGTATCCTTCAAGGATCGCCTCCTGCCGCGTACCAGCGTAAAGGGCAGCCAGTTCCAGCAGTCCCTGATGGAATTCTCCGGCGCATGTGCCGGTTGCGGTGAAACTCCTTACGTTAAGGTTCTCACCCAGCTCTTCGGCGAACGCATGATTATTGCCAACGCCACAGGTTGTTCTTCTATCTGGGGCGCTTCCGCTCCTTCCACTCCCTACTGCGAGAACATCGAAGGTCACGGTCCTGCATGGGGTAACTCCCTGTTTGAAGATGCAGCCGAGTACGGCTTCGGTATGGAAATGGCTATTTCCAACCGCCGTGATCGTTTGAAGATGCAGATGGAAGAGGCTCTTGAACTTGAGATCTCTGATGAACTCAAAGACGCCCTCAAAGGCTGGATCGAAAATAAAGATGACGCTGACAAGTCCCGCGAATACGGTGATCAGCTGCGTGAACTTCTTGCTGTAGAAGCGGACAACTATGACCTGCTGCTCGAAATCGAAGAGCAGGAAGACCTCTTCACCAAGAAGTCTGTATGGTGCTTCGGCGGTGACGGTTGGGCTTACGATATCGGTTTCGGCGGTCTCGACCACGTTCTCGCTTCCGGCAAGGATATCAACATCCTTGTTATGGATACCGAAGTATACTCCAACACTGGCGGTCAGGCTTCCAAAGCAACTCCGCTCGGCTCCATTGCCAAGTTCGCTGCAGCTGGTAAGCATACTTCCAAGAAAGATCTTGGCCGTATGATGATGAGCTACGGCTACGTTTATGTTGCTTCCGTTTCCATGGGCGCCAACAAGAATCAGGTCATGAAAGCATTCATGGAAGCTGAGTCCTATCCCGGACCTTCCCTGATCATTGCATACGCACCTTGTATCAACCAGGGTATCCGTAAGGGTATGGGTAAAACCCAGCTTGAAGGTAAACTCGCAGTTGAATCCGGCTACTGGCCGCTTTACCGGTTTGATCCCCGCCGCGAAGAAAATGGCGAGAATCCGCTGGTTGTTGAGTACAAAGAACCTGACGGAACCCTGCAGGAATTCCTCTCCGGTGAGAGCCGCTACGCAATGCTTGAGCGCATGATGCCTGAAGCATCCAAGACCATGCGTGCCGGCATCGAAAAGGATTGCCTCCAGCGCTACAAGCTTCTTAAACAGCTGGCTGAAATAGACTACAAAGTCGATTAGGTTGTTTTAGGAACAGTCTGTATAATAACAAGGCCCCCGCATCCACCGGATGCGGGGGCTTTTCGCTTTTCATGTGAAAATTTTAAGTTAAGAAATCATGCTTTTTATAAAGTAAGTTTAATTCTTCTGGCTTCTCATTTTTAGGCGTATTTTGTCTTAATTCCGGCTCTGACTTGCAAAAAGAGCCGTTTCAGGCAACAAGGGAACCACTTTGAACGAAGGAGTCGGTTTTGACAGAAATAAACTCATCTTCACCTTTGGATGCTAAGATTGCGCACAGTGCAGGGCTCATGTCCGGCATGTTGGAAATGTATCCGCCGGAACATATCTATGTAGCATGGACCGGTGGCAAGGACTCCACGGTGGTGCTTGCCCTGTGGCGGGAAGTGCTTAAGAGCAAGGGCAAAGAGGCTTCTCTGGTTCTGGTTCCACAGGCTGTGTCCATTGATACAGGGGTTAAGTTTCCAGAAGTCATGGGCTTTCGGGACCGGATTGCCATGCAATGGGGTGTTGACGTAAAGGTAATTCGCCCGAGCGTAGATATCTCAAGTTATCCAGTTGCCAAGGACCCGGTTAAATGCTGTGGCGAACTCAAGATCAAACCTTTGCAGAAGGCTATCGAAGAGTTTGAAATTGACCTGCTGATCACCGGAATACGCCGCGATGAACATATCAGCCGGGCCGGGCGTAAATATATGGAAGTGCGTGATGATCCCGATCATACCCTGCTCAATCCGATTCTCGAATGGACTGAGATGGATATCTGGTCGTTTATTACCATGAATCAGATTCCGCATTGCGAACTATACGACCAAGGCTATCGCTCGCTGGGCTGTCAGCCCTGCACCAGCAAAGGTGAAAGTTCCGAGCGCGAAGGGCGTAATATGGAAAAAGAACGCAATCTGGAACAGCTTACTTCCATGGGTTATTTTTAAGGATATGCCTTCGGCGGCCAGAGAAACTTTTTGGAAAAAGTTTCTCTGGACTCTTCAAAAACTTTTATTAGGGCTTCGCCGCGATGATTTTCAGGCCGTTCTGTTTTGATTAGGAGAACGGATTTTTTAATATAAAGAGAGTATTATTATGAGAGTTAATTTTTGTTTATCAAGTTATGAAGTCCACGAGTCCTGGCGTGGATTTTTTACCCTTCCAAGAATGATGGAGCTGGACCGCATCAGTTCATCCATCGGTAATGATTTTACCCCCAACGCAGACAAAGTATTACGCTTTTGCCAGACTGACCTTTCAAAGGTGAAGGTTATTATTCTCGGGCAGGACCCTTACCCGCAGATGGGTGTTGCTACCGGGCGTGCTTTTGAAGTTGGTGATATCCAAAACTGGGC encodes the following:
- the nifJ gene encoding pyruvate:ferredoxin (flavodoxin) oxidoreductase, with product MAKKMKTMDGNQAASYVAYAMCETAAIYPITPSSPMAELADEWAVQGVKNIFGTTMEVRELQSEAGAAGALHGALAAGNLSCTFTASQGLLLMIPNMYKIAGELLPTVFHVSARAVAGHALSIFGDHQDVMATRQTGFAMLASNSVQEALDLALVSHLATVESNIPFVHFFDGFRTSHEIQKIELIDYEDMAAALNWDKVRDFRDRALNPEHPHTRGTAQNPDIYFQGVEAINPYRDAVPGHVEDAMAKVKEITGREYKLFDYVGHPEAEDIIVAMGSGCEAIEETIEKLVAEGEKVGLVKVRLYRPFSIEHLGRAIPATCQQITVLDRTKEGGAIGDPLYLDVCTALKEMNIDLPVHAGRYGLGSKEFTPSMVKAVYDNMKSLSPRHHFTVGIHDDVTRLSLDVGESIDTTPEGTVQCKFWGLGSDGTVGANKQAIKIIGDKTDMYAQGYFAYDSKKSGGITVSHLRFGKSPIKSTYLVEIADFIACHNPSYVKLYDLLDGIREGGTFLLNTSMGLEDLESELPAKLRRKIAQNKLKFYVIDGVKIAGEVGLGGRINMVMQTAFFKLANVIPFEDAVKYLKESIQTAYGKKGEKIVNMNNAAVDQAEANLIEIKYPESWATAEDEDAHEHHEPEFITDVVKPILAQKGDDLPVSAFSPDGRFPMGTARFEKRGVAIMVPEWIKDNCIQCNQCSFVCPHSALRPVLVDEEEMKIAPDSFETQEAKGKGMEGYQYRMQVNTLDCQGCGNCADICPAKEKALVMKPLATQTEKEVPNYDFSEIVSFKDRLLPRTSVKGSQFQQSLMEFSGACAGCGETPYVKVLTQLFGERMIIANATGCSSIWGASAPSTPYCENIEGHGPAWGNSLFEDAAEYGFGMEMAISNRRDRLKMQMEEALELEISDELKDALKGWIENKDDADKSREYGDQLRELLAVEADNYDLLLEIEEQEDLFTKKSVWCFGGDGWAYDIGFGGLDHVLASGKDINILVMDTEVYSNTGGQASKATPLGSIAKFAAAGKHTSKKDLGRMMMSYGYVYVASVSMGANKNQVMKAFMEAESYPGPSLIIAYAPCINQGIRKGMGKTQLEGKLAVESGYWPLYRFDPRREENGENPLVVEYKEPDGTLQEFLSGESRYAMLERMMPEASKTMRAGIEKDCLQRYKLLKQLAEIDYKVD
- a CDS encoding phosphoadenosine phosphosulfate reductase family protein, translated to MTEINSSSPLDAKIAHSAGLMSGMLEMYPPEHIYVAWTGGKDSTVVLALWREVLKSKGKEASLVLVPQAVSIDTGVKFPEVMGFRDRIAMQWGVDVKVIRPSVDISSYPVAKDPVKCCGELKIKPLQKAIEEFEIDLLITGIRRDEHISRAGRKYMEVRDDPDHTLLNPILEWTEMDIWSFITMNQIPHCELYDQGYRSLGCQPCTSKGESSEREGRNMEKERNLEQLTSMGYF